The sequence below is a genomic window from Proteus vulgaris.
ATCCATTAAAGGCAATTTAAATTAGATTATTGAATTGTTGGGGGAATAAATGAAAGCTAGCAGGGCTTAGTTTCCGTCATTTGGTAAATATGATACTACATGAAAAAATCTATAACCCAGAGCGGATAAAAAACCAGCCTTGCTTGTATCGGTAAAAATGCGAACCGTGCTAATTATAACAATGTTCAGTATATGAGGTAGGGAGATGATGCAAGCTACAAGCTGTAGTTGAGAGGGATATTGATTACAGCGTCTTGACAGAGACATCTTTCCAATGGTTAGACCTAGCAGCTCGTTTAGGTGAGCGATACAGCTCTTTATAGCAGTACTCTAGGAATGAATTCATTGCCAATACATCAACTGGCCCCATTTTAACCATATAAGAGGTAAATTATCTACCTAGTGCTCATTTCGGTACTAAATGGTTTTTATTTAATGCTCGACAATCTCACCTTATGTATATTTGTTCTATTTTTTTGCATTAACTTTAATGATGCAATTTCATCTTGACATTTAACTAGGATTAATAGATTATTTTTGCATCATTGGCGATGAAGAGGGTGTGAGTGTGAAGCTCAAACAGATAGCAACCATCAATGCTGGCTATCCATTTCGAGGGAAACTTCCTGAAGTGCCAGGCTCTGCTGTAGTAGCAGTTCAGATGAAGGATGTTTCTCTAACCGAAGGGATTCGCTGGTCAGACTGTTTAGAAACAGAGCTAACCGGTAAGCGTGAACCCGACTACCTTACTACAGGTAATATTTTGGTGGCTGCCCGAGGCAGTCATAACTACGCCGTACAAGTGGATAAGTTACTGGCTACCACAGGTAAACAGGCCGTTGCCGCGCCACATTTTTTTGTGGTCAGCCTGAAGAAGAAAGACATTCTGCCTGAGTTTATGGTGTGGTTACTGAATCAAGTACCGGCTCAGCGGTATTTTGAGCAGAACGCCGAAGGCACCTTAACAAAAAGTATTCGCCGCAGTGTGCTGGAAGATGCCCCTGTCGTTGTTCCGTCACTTGCCAAGCAGCGAGCAGTCATTGCGATGGCCAACACTTTGGGTGAAGAGCAAAGGCTGATTCAGAGGTTAGTAAACAACGGTGAACGCGTGATGGGCGTAATCGCCAACGAATTGTATCAGGCGCATTGCCACTAAACAGCCAGCACAACGAATTTAAGACTTGAACCGGGCCAGCTATTGATTAGCCCCACTAAAAGGAAGCAATGGATGAACGACAAGATTAACCAAGATAGCATTAACAAAGCGCTGTGGAATGCCTGTGATACCTTCCGTGGCACCATCAGCGCCGATACCTATAAAGACTTCATCCTGACCATGCTGTTCCTCAAGTACATCTCCGATGTATGGCAGGATCACTACGATGGCTACAAGACCGAGTACGGAGATGAGCCAGAACTCATCAAAGAGATGATGAAAAATGAGCGCTTTGTATTGCCCGAAACGGCCAGCTTTTATGCCCTGTACGAACGTCGTTATGAACCTGGTAACGGTGAGCGTATCGACCAGGCGCTGCACGCCATTGAAGAAGCCAACGGTACCAAACTCAAAGACGCAGGCAAGAGCGTGTTCCAGGACATAAGCTTCAATACCGACAAACTGGGTGAAGAAAAGCAAAAAAACACAATTCTGCGTCACCTGCTGGAAGACTTTGCCAAACCTGAGCTGAACCTTAAACCTAGCTGCGTCGGCACGCTGGATGTGATAGGTAACGCCTACGAATACCTTATCAAAAACTTCGCGGCCAGTGGTGGCCAGAAAGCTGGTGAATTTTATACCCCACCAGAAGTCAGTGATCTGATCGCCGAGTTATTAGATCCTCAACCGGGCGACATCATCTGTGACCCTGCCTGTGGCTCTGGTTCGCTCTTGATGAAGTGTGGCCGCAAAGTCGTAGCTAACCACGCTAGTCGCCAATACGCCCTATATGGGCAAGAGTCCATTGGTTCCACCTGGTCGCTAGCTAAAATGAACATGTTCCTGCACGGTGAAGACAACCACAAAATTGAATGGGGCGACACCATCCGCAACCCCAAGCTGCTCGATAAGAATGGCGACTTGATGCTGTTTGACATCGTGACCGCCAACCCGCCGTTTTCCTTGGATAAATGGGGTCATGAAGAAGCCGAGCACGATAAATTCAGTCGCTTTCGCCGTGGCGTACCACCGAAAACCAAAGGTGACTACGCCTTTATCCTGCACATGATTGAAACGCTTAAACCTAAGACAGGTCGCATGGGGGTAGTGGTACCTCACGGTGTACTATTTCGAGGCTCTAGTGAAGGCAGAATCCGCCAAAAACTGATTGATGAAAACCTATTGGATGTAGTGATTGGCCTGCCTGAGAAACTGTTTTATGGTACAGGTATTCCCGCAGCGATTCTGATTTTCAAAAAAGAAAAAGTGGATGATAACGTTCTGTTTATCGATGCATCACGCGAGTTTAAATCTGGTAAAAATCAGAACCAGCTTAGTGAAGAAAATATCTCTAAGATCCTCTCTACCTATAAAGCGGGAGAAAATGTCGATAAATATGCTTATCTTGCCAGCCTGAAAGAGATCCAAGAAAACGATTACAACCTAAACATCCCGCGCTATGTTAATACTTTTGAAGAAGAGGAAGAAATCGACTTGATGGCTATACGTGGCGAGCGCGAGCAATTGAAAGCGCAGTTGACAGCCTTGGAAACAGAGATGGCTAAGTATCTGGAGGAGCTTGGATATGGTGCCTAATGGGTGGAAAAGGCAGCCACTTGAGCAGGTTGCAGAAGTTAGGTCCGGAGTCGCTAAGGGAAAAACTGGATTAAAAGATCCAGTAACTGTTCCATACCTACGGGTTGCCAATGTGCAAGATGGACATATCAATCTTGAGGACGTGAAAGAAATTGAGATTGAACGCGATAAGTTGGAGCGCTTCTCTTTGAAAAAGGGGGACGTTCTTATGAATGAAGGTGGCGACTTCGATAAGCTAGGTCGAGGAGACGTATGGTTAGGCCAAATAGAACCATGCCTACATCAGAACCATGTGTTTGCGGTTAGGCCAGATCAAGAGTTAATAGATTCATTTTTCCTTGCCGCTTTGGCGGCTAGCAATTATGGAAAAACTTACTTCCTAAGCTGCGCAAAACGCAGCACGAATTTAGCCAGTATTAATTCGACCCAGATAAAGGTATTTCCTGTTCTTGTACCTCCACTCCCCGAACAAAAAAAAATAGCCGAAATCCTCTCTACTTGGGATAAGGCCATCACCACCACCGAACAACTGCTTGCCAACAGCCAGCAGCAGAAAAAGGCCCTGATGCAACAACTGCTCACCGGGAAAAAACGTCTACTGGATAAGAATGGGGTTAGGTTTAGTGGGGAGTGGAAGTGGTCAAAAATTCAAGAAGTCGGCATGGTTGTTACTGGCTCCACACCTCCAAAAAGTGATGAAAACAACTATGGTGGAGATGTGTTATGGGCTACTGCAGAAGATTTTACGGGAAAATACGTTTCAGATACGAAGATAAAATTATCTGATAAAGGTTCGACCAAGGCGCGGATTGTGCCTAAAGGGAGTGTCTTAGTAACTTGCATTGCTTCGATTGGAAAAAATGCGATTGCAAATGAGGACATGGGAACCAATCAACAAATAAACGCAGTGGTAGTCAGCGATAGCTTCTCCAATGAGTTTTTTTACTATCAGATTGAATTCAACGTTAATAAGCTAATTAGTATTGCAGGTGTAACCGCCGTACCAATTGTAAACAAAAGTAGCTTTCAACAAGTGAAATTGATTTTCCCTGTTCTAGAAGAGCAACAAAAAATCGCCGCCGTGCTTTCCACCGCCGATCAGGAAATCTCCGCCCTGCAACAAAAGCTAGAAGCGTTAAAGCAAGAGAAGAAAGCCTTGATGCAGCAGTTGTTGACGGGTAAGCGAAGAGTAAAGATTGATGATAAGGAGGTTGCGTAATGGCAAAAGGTAAAAACCAACACGTAGTTAAACATCTAGATGGGTGGGCAGTAAAAGGCGAGGGTAATTCAAAAGCGACCAAGGTCACCAAAACACAAAAAGAAGCCATCGAAGTTGCTGAAGAGATCGCTCGCAATCAGCAATCCGATACCAAAATTCATGGCACTGACGGAAAAATCCGGGCTGGCAATAGCTACGGGAATGACCCTCACCCGCCTAAAGATAAAAAATAAGGACGTTTATGACTACTTCGGAGATGTTTACTGATTTTTTGAAAAATTTGGCCATTGATAACGGAACGTCAATTACTTCTAAATATGAAGAAATTACATCCGCACTGAACAAAAAATTTAGGGATACGGAATCTAAAACTGCCAATAGTTTGCAGGTTGGTTCTTATGGTCGTTGGACAGGCATTAAAGGCATTTCAGATCTAGATATGCTTTATATCATGCCAGCTTCTAAATGGAATAACTATAAAGACGGAAAACAATCCAAGTTACTCGATGATACTCGTGACGCGATAAAAGCTAGGTATTCAAACACAGAAGTTAAAAAAGACCGTTTGGTTGTTCAAGTGCTGTATAAGAATTTTACTGTGGAAGTTCAGCCAGTATTTGAACAAGATGATGGTAGTTTCAAGTACCCAGATACATACAACGGTGGTAGCTGGAAAATAACAAAGCCACGCGATGAAATTAAAGCCATGAAAGAGTTTGTGGATCAAAAAAATAAGAATCTTCGTAAGCTTTGCAAAATGGCTAGAGCATGGAAAAACAAGCACGGCGTGGGGATGGGAGGACTTTTAATTGATACTCTGGCATACAATTTTTTAAAATCTAGAACGGATTATGACAACCGGTCAGCCGCATTTTATGACTGGATGTGTCGAGATTTCTTCCTTTATTTGTCCGAAGAGCCAAATAAGGACTATTACCTTGCCTTAGGCAGTAATCAACGAGTAAATGTAAAAAGCAAGTTTCAAAGAAAAGCCAAAAAAACTTATGACTTATGTTGCGATGCCATCGCAACGGGTGAAAATGACTCAGCAAATAAAAAGTGGAAAAAAGTTTTTGGCAGGCCTTTCCCGTCAGCTACGAAGGCAGAAGCAAGATCTATTGCTAAAGCCTTCAAAGATACTGAGCAGTTTATCGAAGATTTGTATCCGCTTGATATTCGTTTCAATCTTAAAATCGAATGTGAAGTCTCGCAAGACGGATTTCGTGTAGATTTGCTGCGTACTATGCTTTCCAGAAAGCTTAAGCTTTCCCCTAAGAAACAACTCAACTTTTATGTCGATGAAATAGACGTACCGGGTGAGTTTACTTTGAAATGGAAAGTCTTAAACCGAGGGGCGGAAGCTGAGCGTAGGGATTGCATTCGGGGTGATATCGTCATTGATAAAGGCTTTAGAGAAAAGCAAGAGAAAACTGATTTTGCAGGGGAGCATATAGTTGAATGCTACGCCATTCAAAATGGTGTTGTTGTTGCGAAAGATAGAGTTCACGTGCCGATTCAGTGAGGTGTATATGGAAAATAATAATTTACTTAAGCATATTTCAGAAACTGGTTACAACGTTGGCTATAGTGCAAAGTTGCATTTTGCTAGCTTTGAAATGATTGAAAAAGTTCCGGGCCTTCTCAGCTTTATTTCACTGGCTTTTGGTGTGTATGCTCTAGCATTTGCAGAACTCTCAACCAAGCTAGCGTCGAGTACACTGCTAGTTTTAGGCATCGTTGGACTCTACATCAGTCTTAAGAATTCTGATAAAAGTGATTTTGAGCAAAAAGGCATCGTATTAACAGATTTGTTTAATGAATTAAAACATTTAATGGCTGAAGTAAAGGAAAATACAAAGTCAGCTCAAGAAGCATCAGAAATACTTAAGGATATCGAGAAACGTTATAACACCTGTTGCGCTTCACACCATCCAATGTTTGCAACCTGGTTTGCTCACTATAAGTTTTTTTGGGAGCAGCAAACTGCTTGGATCGGGGAGTATCGCCCTTTTAGTTTTTGGCGAGATAAAGTGCCACTATCTTTGTGGTTCACAATACTTTTAATAATTATTGGATCAGTTTTCTTTTTTTCTGATATTACGGCCATTATTTGCAGTATACCAACAGCATAACCCGAAGCTGCACCTTGGGTATCAGGGGTTGAAGAGAGATAACGAATGACACAATATACACCCAAATTTCAGGAAGAATACAGTGCAAAGTTACCGGCGCTGATGCTATTGACCAACCTAGGGTGGTCATTCCTCTCTCCTGAACTCGCATTAGCCGCCCGCGGTGGTAAAGTTGATGAAGTTGTTTTACGCCAGGTGCTAAGCAGAGAACTCCAGAAGCGCACTTTTACCTTTGCTGGTAAAAACTACCCGCTGTCTGAAAAGTCTATCGACAACCTGATTGCTGAGGTGTGCAGTCCAGCATTAAACGAGGGCCTATTAACTGCTAATGAGCGCCTGTACAACCACCTGCTGTATGGCATCTCTGTCACTGAGTTTGTGGATGGTAAAAAGGCCAGCCCGACTATTGCACTAATTGACTGGCAAAACCCAGTCAATAACAGCTTTGCATTTACCGAAGAATTTACCGTTACCCGTTCTAGCGGAGTCGAAAGCCGCAGACCCGATATTGTCTGCTTTGTTAACGGTATTCCTCTGGTTGTAATTGAGGCCAAGCGCCCGGATGGCAATTCCAAGAAAGGCCCGACAATTGACGAGGGTATCTCGCAAAGCCTACGTAACCAGCGACATGATGAAATCCCGTCATTGTTTGCCTATAGCCAAATATTACTGTCCATAAACGGAAATGAAGGCCGTTATGGTACCTGTGGCACGCCCGCTAAGTTTTGGGCCGCCTGGCGTGAAGAAGATATCTCCGATGCCGAGATGTACGCTATCAAAAACAAAACGCTCAAAGATGAACAGTTGGCAAGCTTATTCAGCCATCGCCCAGCAAAAGATCTGGATTGGTACCAGAGCTTGACCGCTGCGGGGGAGATTGCTGTGACTGGTCAGGATCAATTACTGATCAGTCTGTTAAGCCCTTCCCGGTTACTGGAGATGACCCGTTACTTCACCTTGTTCGATAAAAAGGCTGGCAAAATCATTGCCCGTTATCAGCAGGTATTTGGTATCAAGCGCCTAATTGAACGCATCAATACCCGAAGTAGCACCGGTGGCCGTGAAGGCGGTGTAATCTGGCACACCACGGGTTCTGGTAAGTCATTTACTATGGTGTTTTTAAGTAAGGCGCTGATCCTGCACGAAAGCCTGAAGCAATGCCGTATCGTGGTGGTGACTGACCGGGTAGACCTGGAAACCCAGCTGAGCAAAACCTTTGCCTCGGGCGGTGAACTCGCCGGTAAAAAAGACAAAGAAGCAGCTATGGCCACATCAGGCAAACGCTTGGCTGAACAGATTGGTAAAGGCACGGAGCGAATTATCTTCTCACTGATCCAGAAGTTTAATACCGCTACCAAAATGCCAGAGTGTGTAAACAACAGCTCTGACATCATTGTACTGATTGATGAAGGCCACCGCAGCCAGGGCG
It includes:
- a CDS encoding SLATT domain-containing protein, translated to MENNNLLKHISETGYNVGYSAKLHFASFEMIEKVPGLLSFISLAFGVYALAFAELSTKLASSTLLVLGIVGLYISLKNSDKSDFEQKGIVLTDLFNELKHLMAEVKENTKSAQEASEILKDIEKRYNTCCASHHPMFATWFAHYKFFWEQQTAWIGEYRPFSFWRDKVPLSLWFTILLIIIGSVFFFSDITAIICSIPTA
- a CDS encoding restriction endonuclease subunit S; amino-acid sequence: MVPNGWKRQPLEQVAEVRSGVAKGKTGLKDPVTVPYLRVANVQDGHINLEDVKEIEIERDKLERFSLKKGDVLMNEGGDFDKLGRGDVWLGQIEPCLHQNHVFAVRPDQELIDSFFLAALAASNYGKTYFLSCAKRSTNLASINSTQIKVFPVLVPPLPEQKKIAEILSTWDKAITTTEQLLANSQQQKKALMQQLLTGKKRLLDKNGVRFSGEWKWSKIQEVGMVVTGSTPPKSDENNYGGDVLWATAEDFTGKYVSDTKIKLSDKGSTKARIVPKGSVLVTCIASIGKNAIANEDMGTNQQINAVVVSDSFSNEFFYYQIEFNVNKLISIAGVTAVPIVNKSSFQQVKLIFPVLEEQQKIAAVLSTADQEISALQQKLEALKQEKKALMQQLLTGKRRVKIDDKEVA
- a CDS encoding type I restriction-modification system subunit M, which translates into the protein MNDKINQDSINKALWNACDTFRGTISADTYKDFILTMLFLKYISDVWQDHYDGYKTEYGDEPELIKEMMKNERFVLPETASFYALYERRYEPGNGERIDQALHAIEEANGTKLKDAGKSVFQDISFNTDKLGEEKQKNTILRHLLEDFAKPELNLKPSCVGTLDVIGNAYEYLIKNFAASGGQKAGEFYTPPEVSDLIAELLDPQPGDIICDPACGSGSLLMKCGRKVVANHASRQYALYGQESIGSTWSLAKMNMFLHGEDNHKIEWGDTIRNPKLLDKNGDLMLFDIVTANPPFSLDKWGHEEAEHDKFSRFRRGVPPKTKGDYAFILHMIETLKPKTGRMGVVVPHGVLFRGSSEGRIRQKLIDENLLDVVIGLPEKLFYGTGIPAAILIFKKEKVDDNVLFIDASREFKSGKNQNQLSEENISKILSTYKAGENVDKYAYLASLKEIQENDYNLNIPRYVNTFEEEEEIDLMAIRGEREQLKAQLTALETEMAKYLEELGYGA
- a CDS encoding DUF2188 domain-containing protein, producing MAKGKNQHVVKHLDGWAVKGEGNSKATKVTKTQKEAIEVAEEIARNQQSDTKIHGTDGKIRAGNSYGNDPHPPKDKK
- a CDS encoding SMODS domain-containing nucleotidyltransferase, which encodes MTTSEMFTDFLKNLAIDNGTSITSKYEEITSALNKKFRDTESKTANSLQVGSYGRWTGIKGISDLDMLYIMPASKWNNYKDGKQSKLLDDTRDAIKARYSNTEVKKDRLVVQVLYKNFTVEVQPVFEQDDGSFKYPDTYNGGSWKITKPRDEIKAMKEFVDQKNKNLRKLCKMARAWKNKHGVGMGGLLIDTLAYNFLKSRTDYDNRSAAFYDWMCRDFFLYLSEEPNKDYYLALGSNQRVNVKSKFQRKAKKTYDLCCDAIATGENDSANKKWKKVFGRPFPSATKAEARSIAKAFKDTEQFIEDLYPLDIRFNLKIECEVSQDGFRVDLLRTMLSRKLKLSPKKQLNFYVDEIDVPGEFTLKWKVLNRGAEAERRDCIRGDIVIDKGFREKQEKTDFAGEHIVECYAIQNGVVVAKDRVHVPIQ
- a CDS encoding restriction endonuclease subunit S; translated protein: MKLKQIATINAGYPFRGKLPEVPGSAVVAVQMKDVSLTEGIRWSDCLETELTGKREPDYLTTGNILVAARGSHNYAVQVDKLLATTGKQAVAAPHFFVVSLKKKDILPEFMVWLLNQVPAQRYFEQNAEGTLTKSIRRSVLEDAPVVVPSLAKQRAVIAMANTLGEEQRLIQRLVNNGERVMGVIANELYQAHCH